The genome window TAAACTTTAAAAATTTTCATACCTCAATAGGTAGATTTTGGTAAAAATGCAGACAAAATTCAACCGATAGAGTGAGACGTTTGTAGTCAATGATTTCCGACATTAGAGAGATTACATTTAGCTAGTCGCTGAGGTACGTCATGGAAAACATTAGAGCGGCAATTATCGAAGACCACAATTTGACTAGGGTGGGTATACGCAGTTATTTAAATGAGCAAAAAAATATTCAAGTTGTGGGAGATGCAGAGACAGCTGCTGCTGGTCTAGAATTACTTCACGATACCAAGCCAGATATTGCTATTGTTGATATTGGTTTACCGGATATTGACGGGATAGCACTGGTGCAACGGTTTCGACAATCTATGCCACCAGAAGCCGCAGAGCAAACGAAAATCATTATGCTCACTTCTTTTGCTCAAGAACAGATGGTCTTAGCTGCGTTTGCAGCTGGGGCAGATTCTTATTGTGTCAAAACCATTAAGTTTGAGTTGCTGTTAGAAGCACTGTACATGACTTATGATGGCTATTCTTGGATTGACCCAGCGATCGCTCGTATTGTTCTCAAACATATTCGTCAATCGGCGGTGGCTACGGCGAAATTGAATATTGTTCAAACAGCGCCGATTTCGGCGATTGATCCAGAACAAGCCAGTATTCTAGAAGCAAATCCACTCACAAATCGGGAAATGGAAGTTTTGGAGTTAATTGTTCAAGGCTTCACCAATCAAGAGATTGCCGATAAACTCTATATCAGCTTGGGAAGTGTAAAAGTATATGTGCGGGGTGTTTTAAACAAACTTTGTGCCAGTCACCGCACTCAAGCGGCTATCATCGCCTTACGGGCTGGTTTGCTTAATTGAAGTCACTGTTTAGCTCTTTAGTTACAGCACTTTTCTTAATGATAGGACTTACGCTCAGAGTTAGAGAAATCGGGGGGCTGGGCATTGGCAATTTGAAAAATCTTCAATACCATAATGCGCTATGCCCTATTCCTGACCTCAACAACAATAGCTGCGTAAGTCCTGAATTAGTTGAATAAACAACTAAGGTAATAGTGAATCTTGGAAGTCTTGAATTGCTGTTGCTGTCAAGGCATAAACAACCCGCCGCTTACGTTCAACATGAGTACCATCCACAGGAATTCCTTTCTTCCAAGCTGCAATAATTGCTTTCTTGTCTGCTGAGTAAACAGTCTTTTCTCTGCGATATTTTAGAGGCAATTTTTCTGCATCTAAAAGAATGTCACAACTTGGTGGGTTTTCTTTAATTGTGATCCGCAGTGAATTACCAACTATTTGCTCAGGGATAATTCCTGTGGCATTATGTTCTAAAATGGTTTCATCTAATTTCTGTCGCCACCGTTCTAGTCTTAATAGTGCTGATTGATGCACGGCTTTGAGATGTTCTAATCGTTGCTTAATAGCTGTTATTTCTGCATCTAGTTGCAATGCCAATTCGGCTTGAATATCAACAGCTTCTGATTGTACTTCTTGAGTTTCCCAAATAGCGGTGATGATAGCTGCTTCTTCTTCAGGAGTCTGACAATTGGTTAACTGTTCCCAGAGATGAGCAGCAGTTTGAGATAATCCTGCTAAAGATTGTTGAGCGAGTGATAAAACCATGATTACCACCTGCCACAAGTTTGATAGTAGTTATGTTCAGCTTCAATTTGGTTTAGAATAGCTATCGTGCCTGAATCTAAATTAGCATCGAGGCATAAATCGGAAATGACCTTTTGTGTAACTTGATTATTTTGCTCAATTACGGCAGTCAACTTAGGTTTAAGTGTGGTTACACTTTCTGTTACAATTACTGTTAGTTGTTGCATTGTTTGGGTTACATAACGCCATCAATTTGAGCGCGGTAGCGCATCTAAACTCCATCCATTTTGAAAACTTGAGTTTGCGCTATAGAAAAACTATAGGTTTCAACTTGAACGGTGTTTACCTGTGTTTGTATCCCACTTTTTTAAGTTAATTTTGTGTCCTCTGTTCGTTATTTTGTCAATATCAAGAATTAAAACTACAAAGAGATATGAAACTTATCAAAAAATCTGAAAAGCTCCTCCAAGAAACAAAAATAACCAAGGAAACGAAAAAGGAAACTAAAGAACCAAATTTGCAAGTTGCTTTTGCAAATAATCCTGATTTTGTAAATAATATAGAAGAACTAACAGGTGTAGAACAGCCAAAAGTAGGGATAGAATATCAAGAACCTAATTATGTTCCTTTACGATATCATCCCATAGTTCACTCTGTTGGCAAGACGGGATGGCAGGTTTCTGATATTTGGAAAGATATTAGATTGGATAGTTTTTAACTATTATTTAATTCCACTGCTTTTTGCTTCTAAATTGGTAAATTTTTACAGAAAGTGTGGTTATTTGGTTATGTCTAATGCGTATTATCCAATCATTCTTTATCCACCTCTAGCCAGGCGGTTTACTGATGGTAATCAAGAACAGAAGCATCTCCAAGCTTCGTTTCAAGGATGCGTGGCATTACCAGATGATAAAAGTACAGCCAAGCAAGGTGTGAGCGAAAAGCAGTTTTTTCGGCATTTACTGGCAGCTTTTCCTGGAAATTTGATTTGTCAAGCGGTTGAGTTTGAAATTCCAGGTTATCCTCTACATTACTCGGCTGATTTTATCTTTTATCATCACTTATCTGGGTTAGCTTTGGATATTGAAATTGATGAACCTTATACTGGAAATACAGGTAAACCTCACCACTGTATTGATGTTGATGATGATAAAATTCGTAACCGATTTTTCTTGGAACGGAATTGGGGTGTAATCAGGTTTGCAGAAATTCAGGTGGTTTACTAATCACTGGTGTTACAATTCATTAAAATAGTTGTCCTCCAAGTTAATGGACAAACTAAAATTGTCAAGTAGAAATTAATTGAGTATTATTATGTTTGGACTTGACAAAATTACACCAGAAAAAGTTTTGAAAGCCGGACTTATCAGTGCTGGTGCTTGTGTAGCCGCAATAGCAGCACCGATAGGAGCAGTAGCTGTTGTAGGAATTACAGTTGCAACGGCTGCTACAACTTGGGCTGCTGAGAGTATTGATGATGAACTTAAGGGGAAAAATAACAATGAAAATAAAAGTTAGTTCTTTTATTTAATTTAGCTTTAGTTTATTTTCATCTAGCAAGTAATATAGCATTTCCTAGTCTGCTGAGGTACGAAATTATCTGCGTTTATCTGCGTTCATCCTCTTCTATCTGCGGTTAATTCTTTCTTCGGTGTACCTCACTGGGATGAGAATCGCTATAAAACCCTTCCCTAATATGAGTAAGGGTTTTATTTTGCAAAAAATTTGGGCAAGCAATATCGCATTTAGTTGTAGGGTGCGTCAGATATCAAAAATCTGTTTATTTGCAGGATTTATGCAGTCTGACGCACCCTACCAATATGCCAGTTGCGTAAGTCCTGTTAAAGTACCACACCTCAATATCCAAAAGGTTTATGGGACAAAGGTTATAGGATTTCGTTTTGTAGTAGATAGTTGAGCAAAGTGCTGTAAGTAGGTTCGTGTTATAAAATTTAAATATATTGGGTTTTGTAAAATGGCTAAAACTCAACAACAATAACGGATTGAACCAACTTTACGTACCGTTATATGATTTGAATTTTTCCAGCCAACTTGCTGCTAACCAAAGTTGACGAGAATTTAGAATAAGTCCATTATCTATAATTTTTGAAAAAGCCCAGTCATCAAGCATTCTTTATGAGTAACACAGAAGTAGTCGTAATTGGTAGCGGTATTGGCGGATTGAGTTGCGCTGCACTCTTAGCACGCTATGGAATTGATGTCACAGTAGTAGAAAGCCACTCCATTGCCGGTGGTGCGGCTCATGCTTTTGAACGCAACGGTTACAAATTTGAGTCTGGACCCTCTTTATACTCTGGTTTATCTTATACCCCTTCACCTAATCCCTTACGTCAAGTTTTAGATGCCATTGGCGAAGATTTACCCTGCGTTAATTACGATACCTGGGGTTGTTATTTACCAGAAGGCTACTTTGATGCTCAAGTTGGTGCTGACCAATTCTGTGAAATATTACAACAACTGCGGGGAGATAAAGCTGTAGCACAATGGCGCAAACTCCAGGAAATTATGACACCTTTGGGTAAGAGTGCGATCGCTCTCCCACCATCTGCCTTGCGCTACGATTTAGGTGCGGTGTTAACTATGGGTAAATTTGCCCCAGCTTTACTGCAACAAGCCGCTAACGTCATCAAATTAACAGGGTCTTTTTCTAACATTATTGATGGTGTAATCACAGACCCATTTATTCGCAACTGGTTAGATTTACTTTGCTTTCTCTTATCTGGATTACCCGCAGATGGGACAATTGCCGCAGAAGTGGCTTTCATGTTTGCAGATTGGTATCGTCCTGATGTGCAGTTAGATTATCCGATTGGGGGAAGTGGTGCATTAGTTGATGCACTGGTACGGGGGTTGACTAAACATGGTGGTAAGTTAGTTTTGAATGCTCATGTGGAGCAAGTTTTAGTAGAAAATAACCGCGCTGTCGGGGTACGTCTGCGGAGTGGTCAAGAAATCCGAGCCAGTAAAGCTGTTGTTTCTAATGCTTCTGTTTGGGATACTCTCAAACTCATTCCTGAAGGGGCTTTACCTAAACGGTATGTAGAAAAGCAACAAGCAACACCTGAATGTGATAGTTTCATGCACCTGCATTTAGGTATTGATGCAGCAGGATTGCCTGAAAATCTGGGTATTCACTACATTGTAGTTAACGACTGGGACAAAGGCGTAACTGCACCGCAAAATGTGGTAGTTGTATCTATTCCTTCAGTTCTTGACCCGTCTTTAGCACCAGTGGGTAAGCACGTGATTCACGTTTATACTCCTGGTAATGAACCTTATGCTATTTGGCAAGGAAAGGAACGCAATAGCGAAGAATATGCGTTGTTAAAACAAGAACGTGCGGAGGTGATGTGGCAAGCTTTAGAAAGAATTATTCCTGATATTCGTTCCCGTTGCGAAGTTAGTTTGGTAGGTACTCCCCTTACTCATGGGCGATTTTTGCGTCGTCATCATGGTAGTTATGGACCAGCTATAGCGGCAGGGAAGGGTTTATTTCCTGGTGGGAATACACCTTTATCGGGGTTGTTGTGTTGTGGAGATTCGACTTTTCCGGGGATTGGGTTGCCGGCTGTGGCTGCTAGTGGGATGATTGTTGCTAATACTATTGCGCCTGTGCAGCAACATTTACAATTGCTGAATGATATTCTCTAGTAGCGATCGCTTCCCTCACTGTAGGCATCTCTTTTTTGTTTCTCACAGAGTTGCAAAGGAGCAAAAAATAAGATGGAAAATAAGGGTTTTGGTAACTGATCGCTATGAAAAAGAATTAGTTTAATTCAACAAACATCTATCTACTAATTAATCAAATTTCTTTCAATTGGAACTGCTAATTTTTCAGATAGTTCTAATAGATTATTGCTAAAATCAGCCGCTCCAGCAATAAGATTAAAAAGCATAGCAATTATGGTTAATAAACTTATTATTCTAATCTTGATTCTTTGGGGTTTTAGCTTCTCTGGTTTTGTAATATCTTCCTCTAAGTCTTCTAAATGTACCATAATCTCTTCACGTTTCTTTTCTGGTGAAAGCAAGAAACTGGCTTGTCCGAGCATGAGTTGAAGCTTTTCTGCACCGTAGTTGTCAAGAAGGGTTTGAGTTTTGGTAAGAAGGTTTTGTTGTTCCTGTACTAAGGCAAGTCTGAGTTGTAGTTCTTCTATAGCGCGGTTTTGAACTTCGGTAGGGTTTATTGTAGCGTGAATAAATTTGCCGTTGATATCCATCGAATTGACCTTTATTGACATTAAGCACAGCCTAGAGTTTGGGAACTTCCCAATGGAAGAGATCAGTTTTGGAAGGCTATGCGTCAGCTATCATGGAACATAGAGTAGTTTGGGAACTTGTGAAAGTTTAGTAATTCCCAAACTTTTTTGAAAAATTTGGTGCTAAATTTATGCCTAAAGTTAGTTGGAGTTCTGAAGTTAAAAAGCGAGTAGAGCGTTTTATAAGCGAATTGCTGTCTTATGCACTGGATCATAGGGATGACCTTAAACTGCAATACAAATGGGAAGATCAGGATAGTAATAGACCTAAGCTAGTAATTAAGACTCAGAAAAGATTTTTGCTTCAGTTAGCACAATTTGAAGAAAAAAGCTATCTTTACGAAGCGATTAACCGTTTAAAAGATTTAACAATTTTTGAGGATAGACGCTTTCATAAGCGAGGTCAGGATTTATGGGACTTTGCTTTGAAACTGTGGGGAAAGGATCTTGATAAAAATCTTCGAGAGTTCGATCAAGCATGGAGAAACAAACAACCTGAAAAGTCAAAACAGATAGCATCGAACAAAGTACAAGTTTCTCCAAGTTCAACAAAAACCTTTGCACCTTTATCCAAATTACCCTCAAACGTTCCTTACAGCGTTACTCCTGATAAGTTTATCGGACGTTCAGACGAATTAATAAGGCTACATCAAATTTTACAAGAAGAAAATCAGGTAGCGATAACTGCGATTGCGGGAATGGGAGGAGTCGGTAAAACAGAACTAGCTATTCAATATACTCTGAAACATTTAGATGATTATCCAGGTGGGGTCTGTTGGCTATCAGCAAGTGCGTTTGATTTAGAATCACAAATTATTGAGTTTGTTAAAACCCATTTTCCAAATTTCACCATTCCTGAAGGCATTAAAAACCAAACACAATACTGCTGGCAAAATTGGGGACAATCTGGAAAAATATTAGTAGTGGTTGATAATGTTACCAATTTTCAATCAATTCGCGCCTTTTTACCGCTCCAGTTACCTAACTTCAAAGTCCTTTGTACCACACGAGAACGTTTTATTTTTCCCTTTATACGCTTAGATGTTGATGTTCTGAAACCCTTAGCAGCAATGAGACTTCTAAAGTCTTTCATAGGTAGACAAAGACTTCAACAAGAACCTTGGACTGCAAGAGAAATTTGTAAACGACTTGGATATTTACCATTAGCATTAGAATTAGTCGGACGCTATTTAGCAGATTTAGAAGATTTATCTTTAGGAGGAATGCTTTCATGCTTAGAGAAGAAGGGACTTAGCCATCAAGCTTTAGAAAATGCTAAACCTGAAATGAGATATCAACTCGGTATAGCTGCTGCATTTGAGTTGAGTTGGGAACGTCTTGATAAAGATGCACAAGAGTTAGGATGTTTGTTAAGTTTATTTGTCTCTGCACCTATTCCTTGGTCGTTAGTAGAATCTACAAATATTTGTGAAGACTCTGATGATTTACAAGATTATAAAGCAGTCCTTATACGTTTAAATCTAATCAAACAAAAAGAACAATCAACTATTCAGTTACATTCTTTAATTCGCGAATATTTTCAGCAGAAACTAGAACAATGTGAAAACATTAACCAGTTAAAATACAAGTTTATTCAGGCAATGGTCAACAAAGCGAGAACACTTCCTGGGATTCCGACTCGTAAATTAATATCTGATATAGCTCCACACATTGCCCATATAGAAGAAGCAGCAAAAAAATTCACTGAATCCCTTAGTAACAAAGATTTAGAAGAACCTTTCATTTTTGTTACTATAGCTAGATTTTATAAATATCAAGGATTAAACGAGCAGGCATTTTTCTGGTTTGAACAATGTTTATATACAACAGAAAATCGCTTAGGTTCAGAGCATCCTACTGTAGCAATGAGTTTAAATAATTTGGGTAGTATGTGTATCAATCAAGGACATCAAAAACAAGCAGATAAATATTTAACAAGAGCCATCAAAATTTATATTCATCTTCCAAAAGTTCACCCTAATTTAGCTTTAGCTCTTAATCACTTAGCATCACTTCGCCAATTTCAACATCGCTATGAAGAGGCAATAAGTTTGTATGAAAAAAGTATACAACATTTGAAATTAACTTTAGGTAAACATCATCATTCTATTGTTAGTGTTCTTAACAACTGGGCAGGTCTTTATAGAGAGCAAGGTAATTACAAAAAAGCTATTGAATTATTAATGGAGTCTGCTGAAATCTGTCATGTTTCACAAAAAATACATCCTCTAGAAGTATCAGGAATACTAAACCATTTGGGGTTGCTGTTTTTCTTTCAAGGTTGTTATTTCAAAGAAGATCCTTCGTATTGGGAAATGTCAGAGTTCATGTATATGATGGCTTTAGATATAAGAAAAAGTTTATTGGAAGAAGATCACTTTAGTGTTGCAGTAGTTCTAAATAATATTGGCAGCCTTTATTATGCCCAAGGATTTTTAAAAGAAGCTAAGACATGGTTAGAAAAAGCATTTGAAATACTTGTATCTCGATTAGGATTAGAACATGAAGATACAATAATGTGTCGTAATAACCTTAATAAGCTTCAGTCTGAAATTACTATTGCCTAACCAAAAACCGCAAAGATACACATTTAAAAAAGCTGGCAAGAAAGTTTACATCTACACCCAATCAAAAGTCCTACTAACCGCCTTCTTCCACAACCGATAACAACCTTCTCTCTCCACCTCATCCATCTTCGCTTCCCAAGTCTGATCTAAAAGCCAATTCTCAGACAACTCCTCTAAACTACTCCAGAAACCAGTCGCTAACCCAGCAGCATAAGCTGCCCCTAAAGCAGTAGTTTCTGATACCTGGGGACGAATCACTGGCACACCTAACACATCGCTTTGAAATTGCATCAGCAGGTTGTTGTAGACCATCCCCCCATCTACCTTCAAAGCCGTTAAATTTACCTGCGCGTCTTCTCTCATCGCATCTAAAACTTCACGAGTCTGCCATGCTGTAGCTTCTAACACTGCACGGGCAATATGACCTTTATTTGTGTAGCGAGTCATCCCCACAATTGCACCCCTAGCATCATTGCGCCAATAGGGTGCAAATAACCCAGAAAACGCAGGGACAAAATAAACACCACCGTTATCTGTAACTGTACTGGCTAAAGTTTCTACCTCTGCACTGCTTTGAATTAATCCCAAATTGTCACGCAACCATTGAACCAAAGCACCTGCGATCGCAATACTCCCCTCCAAAGCATAAACCGCCGGAGTATCACCCAACTTGTAAGCTACCGTTGTCAATAAACCATGTTGGGAAATCACCTTTTGCTGGCCTGTATTCAGCAGCATAAAGCAACCTGTACCATAAGTATTTTTGGCTTCACCTACCTGAAAACAAGTTTGTCCAATTAATGCGGCTTGTTGATCACCTAAATCAGCAGCAATGGGAACTCCTGCCAAAATACCTGTAGCTTTGCCATAGATAGCTGATGAAGGGCGAATTTCTGGCAGCATTTGCCGGGTAATGCCCATAATATCCAAAATTTCCGGTTCCCAGTCCAGAGAATTCAAATTCATCAGCAAAGTCCGACTGGCATTGGTAACATCAGTAATATGCAAACCGCCTTCTGTACCACCTGTTAAATGCCACATCAAAAAAGTGTCAATTGTGCCAAAAAGAGCATTACCATTTGCGGCTGCGGCTTTTAATCCTGGTATGTTTTCCAGTAACCACTTAATTTTGGGGGCGCTGAAATAGGTAGCCAGTGGTAAACCTGTTGTGGCGCGAAAACGGTCTATTCCACCATCTGCTGCTAGTTGATTACAAATATAATCAGTTCTGGTATCTTGCCAGACAATGGCGTTGTAGTAAGATTCGCCTGTTTGCTTATCCCAAACAACTACTGTTTCGCGCTGATTCGTAATGCCAATCGCTGTTATCTCAGCAACAGTAATATTACTCTGCTCTAAGGCATCTTTAATCACAGTTTGAGTACATGACCAAATTTCCTTGGGGTCGTGTTCTACCCAACCAGGTTGAGGATAAATCTGCTGGTGTTCTTTTTGGGCATAGCCAACAATTTTACCCTTCTTGTCAAAGATGATGAAGCGGGTGCTGGTCGTTCCTTGGTCAATTGCAGCGACGTATTTGGTCATGAGTTTATGTTGCTTGGCTATGCACTGGTGAATAATATCAAAGTTCCCAATCTTGAGGTTGTGGTATTTGGCTATGCTTGGGTTGCATTTTACTATCAGTTAACAGCTTATTCCAACCCGCTTGACCAGGAAAAACTCGTTTGGCCTGTGGTAGTTCAGCTAATATCTCAGATACCAAGTCCTCATTCTCATTATCTTTAACCGCGATGATCACTGTATCAAGTGAGCGTAAAAATTCTAAAGGTATTTGAGAGCGATTTTCTGGGACAGTTTGCAAAGCATTATCAAGACTGGACAAAGTGCGATTGTCTGCGGTAGTGTGCAAAGTGCGATCGCGAAGCACTCCGTAGGAATCGCCTGGGGTAGCTTGCAAAGCATAATCGGCTACACTCCAATACAATGTTGGTTGCCGGTTTCTTTTGTCAATAGTTGATTCTAAGGCAATGACAGAAAGAACTTCGATGGGGTCACTGAGTAACACTGCTCTTGTGACCGTGGTATCCGTAGCAATCCAAAAACTACCATTTTTCGTAGGTTCAGAGTTGAGAGGAATAGGAGTAAAATCACCAGTTGGTTCTAGCTGTTTGGCAAGAGTGGGAATATCATCAAGTGTGCGTTCTACAAATACTGGTTGACCTGTTTTACTGGGATATAGCCAACCTTTTTGATACAGTTCTGTGAGCAGAGAATTGGGTAAATTGTACTGCTGGTGTAAATTTAGCTGTATTTGTTCCCAGTTTGCGGATTCTGGTGTAGGTAAAGAATTTGGTTGCCTGATAGGTGGTGTTGAATGGTCAACAGTTTGTGCTGTTAATCGTTGGATACGCTCATCATCTTGTTTTGCTCCGACTGTTGATGTTGAATGGTCAACTGTTTGCACTGTCAGTCTTTGGACGAGTTCATCATCTTGTTTTGCTCCGACTGTTGATGTTGAATGGTCAACTGTTTGTTGGATTTGAAGATGTTTGTCATTGTGTTTTTGAGCAACTTTTGGTGTGGAATTTTCAACAGGTTGCCCGATTTCAATGTGTTTTTTATCCAGTGGTGAAGCAACTTTTATTGTGCTATTTTCAACATTTGCCTGAACTTGAATGCCTTGCTCGTCCTGGTTTGGTTGATTGGATGTAACATTTTCAATATTTCGTTCCATCAGTTTTTGGATGAGTTGATCATCCCGCTTAGGAATATAGCTTACACCTAGATGCTTTTGTAAACCGGGAAAAGTATATGCTTTACCAAGATGCGTCCCACTGAAAGCCACGCCATCAAGTTGGTAACTAATGCCTTTGACTTTGCCTGTGCGAGTGTAACCAACGCAGACATTAATACCTTGTTGTTGCGATTCCTTGATAAACTCTGGCATAGTTGGGCGGTCATGGGTTGCTGCATCAAGCGATAGCGAAGCACTGCTGCAAGCAGTTCGCAACGTCCGCCGTAGACATCCCTGAAGTCTGACTCTAACACTTTCCTCTCCAGTTCTAGCAAGTTGTCTGCGTTCACCAGTAGTAGGACTGCTGTTTTCCTTTCTCTTACTTGATTCTACTGATTGCAAATTGTATTCTTTTTCTAACTTGCGAATCACAGCTTCACTTCTGGGATAGTCCCAGCTATCGGAAACTGTAGTTCCATCTAAGCGAATGCGATTGGCAACAATATGTGCATGATCATGAGTCCGGTCAGTGTGTCGCACTACGATATATTGGTTCATAGTAAAACCCATTGCTTGCAGATATTTCTGGGCGATTTCATGCCAAGTATCATCGTCTAAACTCTCATTGTGGGGCAAGCTGAGAGAGGCATGATAAACATTTCTAGTAACTTTTGGGTTAATGCGTGTAGAAAATTGCAACTCAGCAGCTAATGAACGTGGGGTCGTTTCCTCCATATTGCCACCAATTTGTCTTGCTCCTTCCTTGCCAAAAAGGTATTTGAGCAATTTGATAAAACTTTTACCTTTAACCTGTTTACCAATCAATTTTCCTCATTTTGTAAATCAGTGGTTAAATCAACTTCCGTAATTTCTCGCCGCACTTGTTTGACAAATCAATCTTCCTCGTCTTGTAAATCAGTGATTAAATCAACTTCTGTAATCTCTCTCCGCACTTGTTTCACCAAATCTCTTACCTGTTCTAACAATCCTCTATCAACAACCACTGGCTCACCCATGAGTACCGATGTATTGATAGCTTTAGCTATTTGGTTGAGGTTATTGCCTATTTTCCCCAATTCCCAGTAAGTTTGACCTGCTACTTTGGTGACACGCCTGGGTAATCTATTTTTGATAGTCTTAGCACGGAATAATTCTGCCATCGTTAAGCTATTTTCTGCTGCCATTTGTCGCACCTGTTCTTTCTCTTGCGGTGTGAGGCAGATATGAAATCTAATTGTGCGCTGCTATATAAAACCTAGACAAGTCTAGACATTTATTTCTTACTTCAATGGGAGCATGGGAGCGGTTATCCCTCAGTAAGCTTTCACGCTTTAGCCAAACGCGATAAATTAATTGCTGCATTTAGATCCCTATCCATCTCAAAACCACAGTTTTCACAGTGATAAGTTCTTTCAGACAAAGAAAGATGTTCTTTCTTGTGTCCACAATGAGAACAGGTTTTACTTGATGGATACCATCTATCAGCAATTATGATTTCACAACCAAACTTCTTAGCTTTATATTCTAACTGACGCTTAAATTCATAAAAGCCACAATCAGCTATTACTTGGGCTAATTTATGATTTGACAACATCCCTGAAATATTCAAATCTTCTACTACTATCCTCGCGTGGTTTTTGCATAAGTAAGTAGTGATTTTATGAAGAGTATCTTTTCTCAGGTTTGTTATTCTTGCGTGATGTCTAGCTAGTTTAATTTTGGCTTTGTACTTATTATTGGAGCATGAAGCTTTTCTACAGTAAATCTTAGATAATCTTTGCAGTTTAGCTAAGTTCTGCTTGTAGTGTTTAGGATTAGGGAATGTAACACGAGTGCTAAGAGTAGCTAGTTCTTTTACTCCTAAATCAACACCAACAACATCATGTTGTTTAATAGTTGGTTGA of Anabaena sp. PCC 7108 contains these proteins:
- a CDS encoding relaxase/mobilization nuclease domain-containing protein gives rise to the protein MIGKQVKGKSFIKLLKYLFGKEGARQIGGNMEETTPRSLAAELQFSTRINPKVTRNVYHASLSLPHNESLDDDTWHEIAQKYLQAMGFTMNQYIVVRHTDRTHDHAHIVANRIRLDGTTVSDSWDYPRSEAVIRKLEKEYNLQSVESSKRKENSSPTTGERRQLARTGEESVRVRLQGCLRRTLRTACSSASLSLDAATHDRPTMPEFIKESQQQGINVCVGYTRTGKVKGISYQLDGVAFSGTHLGKAYTFPGLQKHLGVSYIPKRDDQLIQKLMERNIENVTSNQPNQDEQGIQVQANVENSTIKVASPLDKKHIEIGQPVENSTPKVAQKHNDKHLQIQQTVDHSTSTVGAKQDDELVQRLTVQTVDHSTSTVGAKQDDERIQRLTAQTVDHSTPPIRQPNSLPTPESANWEQIQLNLHQQYNLPNSLLTELYQKGWLYPSKTGQPVFVERTLDDIPTLAKQLEPTGDFTPIPLNSEPTKNGSFWIATDTTVTRAVLLSDPIEVLSVIALESTIDKRNRQPTLYWSVADYALQATPGDSYGVLRDRTLHTTADNRTLSSLDNALQTVPENRSQIPLEFLRSLDTVIIAVKDNENEDLVSEILAELPQAKRVFPGQAGWNKLLTDSKMQPKHSQIPQPQDWEL
- a CDS encoding RNA-guided endonuclease TnpB family protein, with the protein product MLLSIKTKLKLNKNQEILMAKHAGIARFTYNWGLATWQNLYKDGLKPDKYILKKFFNNYVKPEFTWIKEKGICQKITQYAFDNLGESFQRFFKGLSEYPKFKKKGKNDSFTIDNSGKPIPVGGKSIKLPTMGWVKTYEGLPHTTCKSITISRTADSWFIAFSYEQECQPTIKQHDVVGVDLGVKELATLSTRVTFPNPKHYKQNLAKLQRLSKIYCRKASCSNNKYKAKIKLARHHARITNLRKDTLHKITTYLCKNHARIVVEDLNISGMLSNHKLAQVIADCGFYEFKRQLEYKAKKFGCEIIIADRWYPSSKTCSHCGHKKEHLSLSERTYHCENCGFEMDRDLNAAINLSRLAKA
- the mobC gene encoding plasmid mobilization relaxosome protein MobC, with protein sequence MAAENSLTMAELFRAKTIKNRLPRRVTKVAGQTYWELGKIGNNLNQIAKAINTSVLMGEPVVVDRGLLEQVRDLVKQVRREITEVDLITDLQDEED